Part of the Ruegeria sp. THAF33 genome, CAACGATCCCCCGGCTTGCTAGTGGGTAAATCTTGCTTTGAGTAGAAAGCCGGGACGCGATCGACCAAAAGTTCAGCGTTCCTTCTGCCTCCAGTTCCTCTAGAAAGCCCGGACCGGCCTGCGCAATCAAAGCTTTCAAACCCGTTGGATACCCCAATAGATACAGTTCTTCACCTACGCGCGACTTGGCATCTGCCAACGGAATCCCGAGGTCCTGAACGCGGCTTGGCTCAACTGCCAAAATCGCCAAGTCTGCCGCTTCACTGTACCGGACCAAACGCGCCTCTATTGGTTCCGTCTGATCAGGCAAATAGGCCAGCAGCCTCAACATCTCTGGCTCAAGACCAGCGTCTCTCAGCGCCTTCTCTCGGTTCCCTGATGTCCACGGCAACGCAACATGGCGGTTGGTGGCCATCAACGGCACCCCAGCGATCAAAAAGCCCGTTCCGGTGAATTGAAATTCTGCAGGTTCGCCTGTCCCGTCCGGTTCGATCCAAGGCTGGCCAAATGGGGTCTTCAGGTTTTCTCCGTTCGGTCCCAACGCATGCCGCAAAATCTTGCCGCTTTCCACGTGACGCAGCCCGTAAGCCCCCTGGAGGAAAGCGACGGATCGAATTGAGGCAGCGATCACGCGCGTGGGTGCTCCCGCCCGCTGCTCCAAAGTTCCAAGACGTTGTTCAGTCGACAAGACCTGGTTCTCAAAAGCGTCACGCAATGAAGCAAAGTCATCAGGCGTAAGTGCGTCTTCTCGCGTCTGAGCGAGCATAACCGCGACCGCTTCGATCTTGCGGGACTCCTGTTCGATACTATCCGCCAAGCGCCGGTCGTTTTGGTAAAGCAGGTACCCAAACCCCGCGATCACAAGAAGCGTCGCAAGAACTGTGATCCTGAACAATATCGTGGTCTGAGACGCAAGCCGCCGCCCACTGTCGCGGAGGGCACCAGACATCTTTTTAGCGAAAGGTCGACGGCTCGTTCGGGTGTAAGCATATGCGTCACTGAGGATATCTTCGACTGTGTGGTGTGAGGGAAATGAGTGATCGCACAACCTGTATCGAGACATAGGGCCCTTTTCGCCAAACTCGATCATGTCGCCGTGCCTCAGAGACACAGATGAGGCTTTTTGTCCGTTTACCCACACATTGCGCCCTGCTGACGCGGTTATCATATAACCGTCGTCAGCCCATTGCAGGGTGGCAATATCGTTATCATGGGGAGGCAGGTCATCTTTAGGTCGAAGGCTTAGCACCCTGCCATCATCAACAGAAACGGTCAGGGCTTTATCGACAAGCCAGTTCACGTTTCCGCGCGATGGTCCGGTCAGGCTCTCCAGAAAGGCCCGAACCTCACCTTCACCAGCATGTCCTGAGGGTGTCATGCCACTCTCTTCTGGTTTTCGCATTGTGGCCCCCTACCCAAACGCGTGAGGGCATTCTACCACGCTTCAACACCAAACCCATGGCCTGGTACGAATGTGCAAAAAACACGTTTGTACATACACTTGCGATGCCTGCCCGGATTCAACTAAAGACACTTATCAGACCGCAACTCTAAGAAGGCCGATCCATGATCGACCCTCTGCCTTAGCATTCTTTTGCACGGTATCGAGCCACCAGACCGTCTATTTCGACGATACCTTGATCTTACGGCTTGGATCCTGAGGCTCAGTCTTCGGCATTTCGATGTGCAGAACGCCTTTGTCAAACGTCGCCGAAATCTTGTCGATTTCCACAGTGTCTGGCAGCGACATGGCTCTGGAAAAGCTGCCATAGCTTCTTTCGCTGACACGCAGGTCGCCCGTTTCATCATGCGCAATCTTCTTCTGACCGCGCAGGATTAGCCTGCGATCCTTGATTTCAATTTCCACATCATCCTCTTCGAGCCCTGGCAATTCAGCCGTCAGGACAATCGCAGAATCCGTTTCTTGGACATCGATTGCCGGTGAAATCGCACCTGTCATGTCAAGAGACGGAAAACCCGTGCGTTGCGCAGCCGTTTCCATTGGTAGGAAAGGTGATCCTCCCCCCAAAAAACGCGACACCAGGGTTTCCATTTCACGTCGAAAGCTGTCGGAGAGCGGATGCGTTCCAGTGAAAAGTTGCGGGGACTTTTTGTCTTCTAGCATTTTTGAGCCTCCTCCTTGGTCTGATTTCGCGCGCGCAACATTATGACAGAAAACGCGGTCAAGAACCTTGATCTTGCGCAAGCATACAACCTCATCCGTCGCCAGATCGCTCGCACCGGTTTAACGAACAGAAACGGGAACCGTCGTCCAACACACTTGCCAGGTCGTGCTGGAGTTAACACCAATCTCAGTAGTCTTGATCGGAACCCCAGGTCAGCTTAGCGTTTATTCTAAATGAGCCCGAGTTGCCTACCTTTAGCGCAGTGGAGCAAAACCGTATGAAATGGCCTTATCTGGCGCTGATTTACGTTTTGCTGATCTTGGCTCCCTTGGGTTTTTCTTGGTCTCTGGGATGGCCACCGCGATCATTTCATCAAGAGCTCGCGTCCGGGCTTGGAATGCTTGCGTTTTCAATAATCTTAGTCGAATTCCTGCTGTCTGGCCGATTCAGGTTCATCTCTTCCGGCTTAGGTATGGATGTGACTATGCGGGTGCATCAGTTGATGGCGCGGACAGCACTTGGCTTTGCACTGATACACCCGCTTCTGTATCAGGGTACACCTTCTGGCGGACGCCGCCCGTGGGATGAAACACACCAACTTACGATTTCGACCGACTTTTCAGCT contains:
- a CDS encoding serine protease, giving the protein MSGALRDSGRRLASQTTILFRITVLATLLVIAGFGYLLYQNDRRLADSIEQESRKIEAVAVMLAQTREDALTPDDFASLRDAFENQVLSTEQRLGTLEQRAGAPTRVIAASIRSVAFLQGAYGLRHVESGKILRHALGPNGENLKTPFGQPWIEPDGTGEPAEFQFTGTGFLIAGVPLMATNRHVALPWTSGNREKALRDAGLEPEMLRLLAYLPDQTEPIEARLVRYSEAADLAILAVEPSRVQDLGIPLADAKSRVGEELYLLGYPTGLKALIAQAGPGFLEELEAEGTLNFWSIASRLSTQSKIYPLASRGIVARTSGNAIVYDAETTTGGSGGPALNRRGEVVAINAAILPEFGGSNIGVPVSHLRVLLGEVESQ
- a CDS encoding Hsp20/alpha crystallin family protein translates to MRKIKVLDRVFCHNVARAKSDQGGGSKMLEDKKSPQLFTGTHPLSDSFRREMETLVSRFLGGGSPFLPMETAAQRTGFPSLDMTGAISPAIDVQETDSAIVLTAELPGLEEDDVEIEIKDRRLILRGQKKIAHDETGDLRVSERSYGSFSRAMSLPDTVEIDKISATFDKGVLHIEMPKTEPQDPSRKIKVSSK